The proteins below are encoded in one region of Actinomycetota bacterium:
- a CDS encoding zf-HC2 domain-containing protein has product MRPDLTCNSVRAELSARLDDGATTTSDEVDAHLRHCDGCRHFEATQHSVRRALRIEPVQPTPDVAPRVMQAISTPSRQDLRAFRIRIAAVAAIAAALVVLATTLPVLDSTPRVAAASEVTARAFSVARTLESYRATFQIQERGWHAAIPVRRLIAKVWYSAPESFRLRVRDLTEYPAGAWPPNDVDVIASPSRSWIREPYSCPPEALPGCAISAGVEERTLDDRQPFDGTTRIPSDIVVPLETLAASDAFSVMGTEEIGEHDALHVVLTYRQAFPLVDALQAGGSWTPLLPLDRVDLWLEQESWFPLAFEVTRPGVPQPLLEVTTRNFVQPRHLQARLFDAPVGGTIRYGGFAADRHPQSAGRYVPRYVAGLEPYRSGTTASGDRLVAFARGMSYLNVTNRRARPRPDLDEPAEVVQLREGSFGFYRPAGPGSGRTIDVFTKRTHLRLETNLRREQLLEVAASLPVAGVAPRTLRSNGKVIVRIEPNRLHIGFARQPTYLPAGYGSISALLSRDRRGADVTTVYLQSETALEGSEIRLFQSTRVSMLPPVSDNVVAVRVGGSAARWAPQRGELDWIGEDGTYRSLTAPSFDLTTVLRIAEGLG; this is encoded by the coding sequence ATGAGGCCTGACCTCACGTGCAACAGTGTCCGCGCCGAGCTATCGGCGCGACTAGACGACGGCGCCACAACAACCTCTGACGAGGTCGATGCGCACCTCCGCCACTGCGACGGATGTCGCCACTTCGAAGCCACGCAACACTCGGTTCGGCGCGCCCTTCGCATCGAGCCGGTGCAGCCCACACCCGACGTCGCGCCACGCGTCATGCAGGCGATATCCACCCCGTCTCGGCAGGACCTCCGGGCCTTCCGGATCAGGATCGCGGCCGTTGCCGCGATCGCGGCTGCACTCGTGGTGTTGGCGACGACTCTTCCCGTCCTCGACTCCACGCCACGGGTCGCCGCGGCATCTGAGGTCACGGCGCGTGCGTTCTCGGTGGCACGAACCCTCGAGTCGTACCGCGCCACCTTTCAGATACAAGAGCGAGGATGGCACGCCGCGATCCCAGTGAGGCGCCTGATCGCGAAAGTCTGGTACAGCGCACCCGAGTCGTTCCGCCTGCGCGTGAGAGATCTGACGGAGTATCCGGCGGGAGCATGGCCGCCCAATGATGTGGACGTCATCGCGTCGCCATCGCGCTCTTGGATCCGCGAGCCCTACTCCTGTCCACCAGAGGCACTGCCCGGCTGCGCGATCAGCGCCGGAGTCGAGGAGCGAACGCTGGACGATCGGCAGCCGTTCGACGGAACCACGAGGATCCCGAGCGACATCGTCGTCCCTCTCGAGACGCTCGCCGCCTCCGACGCCTTCTCCGTCATGGGAACGGAAGAGATCGGCGAACACGATGCGCTCCACGTCGTCCTGACCTACAGACAGGCGTTCCCTCTGGTCGACGCCCTGCAGGCGGGCGGCTCGTGGACTCCGCTTCTGCCCCTCGACCGCGTGGACCTGTGGTTGGAGCAGGAGAGCTGGTTCCCCCTAGCCTTCGAGGTCACGCGGCCAGGCGTCCCACAGCCGTTGCTCGAGGTAACGACGAGGAACTTCGTTCAACCCCGCCACCTCCAGGCGCGACTCTTCGACGCGCCCGTGGGAGGGACGATCAGATACGGCGGCTTCGCGGCAGACCGTCACCCACAAAGCGCAGGAAGGTACGTGCCTCGATACGTCGCTGGGCTCGAGCCGTACCGGAGCGGAACGACGGCATCCGGAGACAGGCTCGTCGCGTTCGCACGCGGCATGAGCTATCTGAACGTCACGAACAGGAGAGCGCGCCCGCGGCCGGATCTGGATGAACCCGCAGAGGTAGTGCAGCTTCGCGAGGGAAGCTTCGGCTTCTATAGACCGGCCGGGCCCGGGTCAGGGCGGACGATCGACGTTTTCACGAAACGGACGCATCTACGGCTCGAGACAAACCTGCGACGAGAGCAACTGCTCGAGGTCGCGGCGTCCCTGCCCGTCGCTGGCGTCGCGCCGCGAACGCTCCGCAGCAACGGCAAGGTCATCGTGCGTATCGAACCAAACCGGCTGCACATCGGATTCGCCCGACAACCCACCTACCTTCCTGCCGGGTACGGATCGATCAGCGCACTCTTGAGCCGAGACCGACGTGGAGCGGACGTGACGACCGTTTACCTGCAGTCGGAAACGGCGTTGGAGGGGTCCGAGATCCGCCTGTTCCAGTCGACGAGAGTCTCCATGCTGCCACCGGTGTCGGACAACGTGGTCGCAGTCAGAGTCGGCGGGTCCGCGGCGCGCTGGGCGCCGCAGCGAGGAGAGCTCGACTGGATAGGCGAGGATGGCACCTACCGATCACTCACCGCTCCCTCGTTCGACCTGACGACGGTGCTGCGGATCGCCGAAGGACTGGGATGA
- a CDS encoding ribonucleotide-diphosphate reductase subunit beta — MPTRPAGAGEPAREGGDMPEEDVQKPEAISYEKLYRRWEENPWSAMGIDFTVDKQHWQTKLNDTQREAALWNYALFLVGEEAVARTLTPVLDAAPDHAQQIFLTTQVVDEARHHVFFDRFMREVAGQGTDTASTLQAMERHLTWGFRQIFAELERLTDALRKKPKDRALLAQSVALYHVIVEGVLAIPGQHFIQRYVEKLDILPGFSQGITNVSRDESRHVAFGIKFLGELIRSSAECRSAVIELWERVTPWVIGVFVPPNRDRAYAESFDFTLEEIFAFGLRSYETKLRRVGVDPSEIRMLAVQDLSLSYEERARRAWVLIDDAVIGDDNLEPRLSAESFEILFQGMVQTLDLEVARSLGGPIEWTFTDADPWHLVVTNGHAEAKPGKAGQAALRLETSSADWAKIAVGRVDPRWALLKRRLKVHGQLSAKAKLPRLFT; from the coding sequence ATGCCAACTCGTCCTGCAGGTGCCGGCGAACCGGCGCGCGAAGGGGGAGACATGCCCGAAGAAGACGTCCAGAAGCCCGAAGCGATCTCGTACGAGAAGCTGTATCGACGGTGGGAGGAGAACCCGTGGAGCGCCATGGGGATCGACTTCACCGTCGACAAGCAGCACTGGCAGACCAAGCTCAACGACACGCAACGAGAAGCGGCGCTGTGGAACTACGCCCTGTTCCTCGTCGGCGAGGAGGCCGTCGCGCGGACGCTGACACCCGTGCTCGACGCCGCGCCGGATCATGCGCAGCAGATCTTCCTAACCACCCAAGTGGTCGACGAAGCACGCCACCACGTGTTCTTCGACCGCTTCATGCGCGAGGTTGCGGGACAGGGCACCGATACCGCCTCGACGCTACAGGCGATGGAACGTCATCTGACGTGGGGCTTCAGGCAGATCTTCGCGGAGCTGGAGCGCCTGACGGATGCGCTCCGAAAGAAACCGAAGGACCGTGCCCTCCTGGCGCAGTCGGTCGCGCTGTATCACGTGATCGTCGAAGGGGTCCTCGCGATCCCGGGCCAGCACTTCATCCAGCGTTACGTCGAGAAGCTCGACATCCTGCCGGGCTTCAGCCAAGGGATCACGAACGTCTCTCGCGACGAGTCGCGCCACGTCGCGTTCGGGATCAAGTTCCTCGGCGAGCTCATCAGGTCGTCGGCTGAGTGCCGGTCTGCTGTCATCGAGCTGTGGGAGCGCGTGACCCCGTGGGTGATCGGCGTCTTCGTCCCGCCGAACCGCGACCGGGCGTATGCGGAGTCGTTCGACTTCACCCTCGAAGAGATCTTCGCCTTCGGCCTGCGTTCTTACGAGACGAAGTTGCGCCGCGTCGGCGTCGACCCGTCGGAGATAAGGATGCTCGCGGTGCAGGACCTGTCGCTGTCGTACGAAGAACGCGCGCGGCGAGCCTGGGTGCTGATCGACGACGCTGTGATCGGCGATGACAACCTCGAGCCGCGCCTGAGTGCCGAGTCGTTCGAGATCCTGTTCCAGGGGATGGTCCAGACGCTCGACCTCGAGGTCGCGCGCTCGCTCGGCGGCCCGATCGAGTGGACCTTCACCGACGCCGATCCGTGGCACCTGGTGGTGACCAACGGTCATGCTGAAGCCAAGCCGGGCAAGGCCGGTCAAGCGGCGCTGCGTCTGGAGACGTCATCGGCCGATTGGGCGAAGATCGCGGTCGGGAGGGTCGACCCGCGCTGGGCGCTGCTGAAGAGACGGCTGAAGGTGCACGGACAACTGAGCGCAAAGGCGAAGCTCCCGCGCCTGTTCACCTGA
- a CDS encoding sigma-70 family RNA polymerase sigma factor has product MEEPDPHVVRAAKAGDLVAFESLVRRYQADVYRFTLHLIRDAAAAEEITQDTFVRAYRSLGRYRGDSRFSTWLFSIARNCVRDEFRRSARQARLTKKLEAGERSESRVEATTAPEVHEAVGALPRDLREPVVMIDMFGLSYREVSEATGVSEGTIKSRMHRARQQLAELLAPDARDGADEA; this is encoded by the coding sequence GTGGAGGAGCCCGATCCTCACGTTGTCCGAGCCGCGAAAGCGGGAGACCTCGTCGCCTTCGAATCGCTCGTCCGCCGCTACCAGGCAGACGTCTACCGCTTCACGCTTCATCTCATCCGCGACGCTGCCGCGGCAGAAGAGATCACGCAGGACACATTCGTTCGGGCTTACAGATCCCTCGGTCGCTACCGCGGCGACTCGCGGTTCTCCACGTGGCTCTTCTCGATCGCTCGCAACTGCGTGCGCGACGAGTTCAGGCGCAGCGCGCGCCAGGCGCGACTGACCAAGAAGCTCGAGGCCGGTGAACGATCGGAATCTCGCGTGGAAGCGACAACAGCGCCCGAGGTTCACGAGGCGGTCGGCGCTCTACCGCGCGACCTGCGGGAACCAGTTGTGATGATCGACATGTTCGGCCTCTCCTACCGCGAGGTCTCCGAGGCCACCGGTGTCAGCGAGGGGACGATCAAGAGCAGGATGCATCGCGCCCGCCAGCAGCTTGCGGAGCTTCTCGCGCCCGACGCCAGGGATGGTGCCGATGAGGCCTGA
- a CDS encoding acyl-CoA dehydrogenase family protein, with protein MDLDLAPEQQDFQKTVRAFVDDVVRPNAERWDEEGELPMEAVKQMAELGLFGLPFPEEYGGSGADFLTLCLAIEELARVDSSLAITLEAAVGLGAMPIYRFGTEEQKQKWLPPLAAGDNLAGFGLTEPEAGSDAGGTRTTAKLENGEWVINGSKSFITNSGTPITSFVTATAITAQTNGRKEISAIIVPNGTPGFEVGKPYRKMGWHHSDTHELSFSDCRVPEENLLGERGKGFANFLKILDDGRIAIAALAVGLAQGCLDESLRYASERKAFGRSIGSFQGLQFIIADMATKVELARQAYYKAAWLESVGRPYKKEAAMAKLYASKIAVDCARDAVQVHGGYGYIEEFPVCRHFRDSKILEIGEGTSEVMRILIARELGLPES; from the coding sequence ATGGACCTCGATCTCGCGCCTGAACAGCAGGATTTCCAGAAGACGGTTCGCGCCTTTGTCGACGACGTGGTGCGTCCCAACGCAGAGCGGTGGGATGAAGAAGGCGAGCTCCCGATGGAGGCGGTCAAGCAGATGGCCGAGCTTGGCCTCTTCGGGCTGCCGTTCCCCGAGGAGTACGGCGGCTCCGGTGCCGACTTCCTGACGCTTTGTCTCGCGATCGAGGAGCTGGCGCGGGTGGACTCTTCGCTCGCGATCACTCTGGAGGCCGCCGTCGGTCTCGGCGCGATGCCGATCTACCGGTTTGGAACTGAAGAGCAGAAGCAGAAGTGGCTCCCTCCGCTGGCCGCCGGCGACAACCTGGCGGGCTTCGGCTTGACCGAGCCGGAAGCAGGTTCCGACGCGGGGGGCACGCGCACCACCGCCAAGCTCGAAAACGGCGAGTGGGTCATCAACGGCTCGAAGTCGTTCATCACGAACTCTGGAACGCCCATCACGTCCTTCGTCACGGCGACGGCGATCACCGCACAGACGAATGGCCGCAAAGAGATCTCCGCCATCATCGTGCCGAACGGGACCCCCGGCTTCGAGGTCGGCAAGCCCTACCGGAAGATGGGATGGCATCACTCCGACACGCACGAGCTCTCGTTCAGCGACTGCCGCGTCCCGGAGGAGAACCTGTTGGGGGAGCGGGGGAAGGGCTTCGCGAACTTCCTCAAGATCCTCGACGACGGGCGCATCGCGATCGCTGCGCTCGCCGTCGGCCTCGCGCAGGGCTGCCTCGACGAGAGCCTCAGGTACGCGTCCGAGCGCAAGGCGTTCGGCAGGTCGATCGGAAGTTTCCAGGGCCTGCAATTCATCATCGCCGACATGGCGACGAAGGTGGAGCTCGCTCGGCAGGCGTACTACAAGGCCGCGTGGCTCGAGTCGGTCGGACGCCCGTACAAGAAGGAAGCGGCCATGGCCAAGCTCTATGCGTCGAAGATCGCGGTTGACTGCGCACGCGACGCGGTGCAGGTGCACGGCGGCTACGGTTACATCGAAGAGTTCCCCGTCTGCCGCCACTTCCGCGACTCGAAGATCCTCGAGATCGGTGAGGGTACCTCGGAGGTCATGCGCATCCTCATCGCGCGGGAGCTGGGTCTGCCGGAGTCTTGA
- a CDS encoding M15 family metallopeptidase, producing the protein MRGRRTIAGNAAALVAGTVAGSVVALGISAALGRAVRPPTVLTPQNVVEHALEDAATPPRSRGRDARLLLAWASGSLPARAEAAVEKVPGVRSATTVETGTDWLREVSPDATARGRPSSSAIPLEVAVIEPREYAPFVPPAERNALLGLGAGDALIARSAGALSVAAADGEIQLVDRSLRAHSTIGDVAANGYEALLAGEAPSSWARTDRFLLIYLRDAARRSAVEQRIRTLLRPGQALRVRAKGETPFLRYGDAVLPQLLVKKTFGEFPVVVKPDGWVEVDPTWKHANIRSARVPILGQITCHRTVIPQLRDAMLEIDSEGLGHLLDRGQYGGCFGPRFIGLEPGGRLSHHTWGIAIDLNVADNAFGTKSDQDPRLVSIMESHGFTWGGRWLVPDGMHFEWVRFP; encoded by the coding sequence ATGAGAGGCCGCCGCACCATCGCCGGAAACGCCGCGGCGCTCGTGGCGGGAACGGTCGCCGGATCGGTGGTGGCGCTCGGGATTAGCGCGGCTCTCGGTCGGGCAGTCCGTCCGCCTACCGTCCTAACCCCGCAGAACGTCGTGGAACACGCTCTGGAAGACGCCGCGACTCCACCGCGAAGCAGGGGCCGCGACGCTCGGCTGCTATTGGCGTGGGCGAGTGGAAGTCTTCCGGCGCGTGCCGAGGCCGCGGTGGAGAAAGTCCCCGGTGTCAGAAGCGCAACCACCGTCGAGACCGGCACCGACTGGCTACGGGAGGTCTCGCCGGACGCGACGGCGCGTGGGCGACCCTCCTCGAGCGCGATCCCGCTGGAGGTAGCGGTGATCGAACCCCGCGAGTACGCGCCTTTCGTTCCGCCGGCGGAGCGGAATGCACTGCTGGGTCTCGGTGCGGGCGACGCCTTGATCGCACGATCCGCAGGGGCTCTGTCCGTCGCCGCGGCCGACGGCGAGATCCAGCTAGTAGACCGCTCGCTACGTGCCCACTCGACGATCGGGGACGTCGCCGCGAACGGGTACGAGGCCTTGCTAGCCGGAGAAGCTCCCAGCAGCTGGGCGCGGACGGATCGGTTCCTCCTGATCTACCTGCGCGACGCCGCTCGTCGGTCGGCGGTGGAGCAGAGGATCCGCACGCTGCTCCGGCCCGGCCAGGCTCTGCGGGTGCGGGCGAAAGGCGAAACCCCGTTCCTCAGGTATGGGGATGCGGTCCTGCCTCAACTACTCGTGAAGAAGACGTTCGGTGAGTTCCCGGTCGTCGTGAAGCCAGACGGGTGGGTCGAGGTGGACCCCACGTGGAAGCATGCCAACATCCGATCCGCTCGGGTTCCGATCCTCGGCCAGATCACCTGCCATCGAACAGTGATCCCGCAGTTGCGCGATGCCATGCTGGAGATCGACAGCGAGGGTCTCGGCCATCTCCTCGACCGCGGTCAATACGGCGGCTGCTTCGGCCCCCGATTCATCGGACTAGAGCCCGGAGGACGACTCTCGCACCACACCTGGGGCATCGCGATCGACCTCAATGTCGCCGACAACGCATTCGGCACGAAGTCGGACCAAGACCCCCGTTTGGTGTCGATCATGGAAAGCCACGGCTTCACCTGGGGCGGTCGCTGGCTCGTGCCGGACGGCATGCACTTCGAGTGGGTGAGGTTCCCCTAG
- the rnd gene encoding ribonuclease D codes for MTSRTETRPGPLVTTDEELRHALDAVRAAGTMALDTEFMREKTYRARLCLVQVAALDHIFLLDPLSGLDLSELASLVADPEIEVLVHAGKQDLEIFYDAYGCIPTRVFDVQVAAAFAGYGSSLPYGRLVESVLGLPLEKGESYTDWCQRPLTQAQLRYAADDVRYLDGVAERLKAKLFELDRLAWVEEELTDLERPDGYGIDPESIWKKVTGRGTLRGDQAAVLRELAVWREEAAARRDLPRGWVLKDQTLIELARRTPTSISALRSIRGLNPKEVDRSGDQILAAIDRGRKAPKVEMEKAPSRSIQLRARMIAGLADALVRARCERASIATEVVMTRSELEALLAALLGGRVANGDHRLLQGWRKELAGDAVVGLVRGRMGLRVVDSPPYVQEVELDGS; via the coding sequence TTGACCTCTCGAACGGAGACCCGTCCCGGACCCCTCGTCACCACCGACGAAGAGCTGCGCCACGCGCTCGACGCGGTGCGGGCCGCGGGGACGATGGCCCTCGATACCGAGTTCATGCGCGAGAAGACCTACCGGGCGCGGCTATGCCTCGTGCAGGTGGCCGCGTTGGACCACATCTTCTTGCTGGATCCGCTGTCGGGGCTCGACCTGAGCGAGCTCGCGAGTCTCGTTGCGGACCCCGAGATCGAGGTGTTGGTTCACGCGGGGAAGCAGGACCTGGAGATCTTCTACGACGCTTACGGGTGCATCCCGACGCGCGTGTTCGACGTCCAGGTTGCAGCAGCCTTCGCCGGATACGGCTCATCGCTTCCGTACGGACGCCTCGTCGAGTCGGTGCTGGGCCTCCCCCTGGAGAAAGGGGAGTCGTACACCGACTGGTGTCAGCGACCGCTCACGCAGGCGCAGCTGCGCTATGCCGCCGACGACGTGCGTTACCTGGACGGCGTCGCGGAACGCCTGAAGGCGAAACTCTTTGAGCTCGATCGGTTGGCATGGGTGGAGGAGGAGTTGACCGACCTGGAGCGGCCGGATGGCTACGGCATCGACCCCGAGAGCATCTGGAAGAAGGTCACGGGCCGCGGGACGCTGCGCGGGGATCAAGCGGCCGTGCTGCGGGAGCTGGCGGTGTGGCGTGAGGAAGCAGCGGCGCGGCGGGATCTGCCGCGCGGCTGGGTGTTGAAGGACCAGACTTTGATCGAGCTCGCACGCCGTACGCCGACTTCGATCTCCGCCCTGCGGAGCATCCGGGGACTGAATCCGAAGGAGGTGGATCGCTCGGGGGACCAGATCCTGGCCGCGATCGACCGCGGCCGCAAGGCTCCGAAGGTAGAGATGGAGAAAGCCCCTTCGCGCTCTATCCAGTTGCGGGCTCGGATGATCGCCGGTCTGGCGGATGCTCTCGTACGGGCGCGATGCGAGCGCGCTTCGATCGCAACGGAGGTCGTGATGACGCGTTCGGAGCTGGAGGCGCTGCTCGCGGCGCTGCTGGGTGGGCGGGTCGCGAACGGCGATCATCGTTTGTTGCAGGGCTGGCGCAAAGAGCTGGCGGGCGACGCTGTCGTGGGGTTGGTTCGTGGACGCATGGGCCTTCGCGTGGTCGACTCTCCGCCGTATGTTCAAGAGGTGGAGCTAGATGGCAGTTAA
- a CDS encoding acyl-CoA dehydrogenase family protein, with protein MDFQLSEEQIEIQKWAHEFAEKEIRPVAAEYDESEEFPWPVLKKAAEAGLYGIDIYLQAQQDPTGLTLPLIAEEIFWGCAGIGLSIMGTGLPLSALASVGTQEQLFEWAPKMFGTPEDPKLGAFAVTEPQAGSDVRSLRTRARREGDEWVLNGQKTYITNGQYADVYIVVATVDPELGHRGQASFVIHKDDGGIRPGKKEKKLGIRASDTSEVLLEDCRIPLDRVLGGMDKLEAKLEKARRGESSGRSSAALRTFEVTRPAVAIQAVGIGRAALEFATQYSKERQAFGQAISQHQSIQNHLADMATEIEASRLLTYKAAWLAASGQPFHKAEGSMSKLKAGETAVRVTEMAVQILGGAGYIKDFPVEKWYRDSKIYTIFEGTSEIQRMVIARALLS; from the coding sequence GTGGATTTTCAGCTGAGCGAAGAGCAGATCGAGATACAGAAGTGGGCGCACGAGTTCGCGGAGAAAGAGATCCGCCCCGTAGCCGCCGAGTACGACGAGAGCGAAGAGTTCCCGTGGCCCGTCCTGAAGAAGGCGGCCGAGGCGGGGCTCTACGGCATCGACATCTACCTGCAGGCTCAGCAGGATCCGACCGGCCTCACGCTCCCCCTCATCGCGGAGGAGATCTTCTGGGGCTGTGCGGGCATCGGGCTCTCGATCATGGGAACGGGCCTGCCTCTCTCGGCACTCGCGAGCGTGGGGACGCAAGAGCAGCTGTTCGAGTGGGCGCCGAAGATGTTCGGGACGCCCGAGGACCCCAAGCTGGGCGCATTCGCGGTGACGGAGCCACAGGCCGGGTCGGACGTGCGGTCTCTGCGGACTCGGGCGCGTCGTGAGGGCGACGAGTGGGTCCTGAATGGCCAGAAGACCTACATCACCAACGGGCAGTACGCCGACGTCTACATCGTCGTCGCCACGGTGGATCCCGAGCTCGGGCACCGCGGCCAGGCGTCGTTCGTGATCCACAAAGACGACGGCGGCATCAGGCCCGGCAAGAAAGAGAAGAAGCTGGGCATCCGGGCTTCGGACACGTCCGAGGTCCTGCTGGAGGATTGCCGGATCCCGCTCGACCGCGTGCTCGGCGGGATGGACAAGCTCGAGGCGAAGCTGGAGAAGGCTCGGAGGGGCGAGTCCAGCGGTCGGTCCTCCGCGGCGCTGCGGACCTTCGAGGTGACGCGGCCGGCAGTCGCGATCCAGGCCGTCGGCATAGGTCGCGCGGCCCTCGAGTTCGCGACGCAGTACTCGAAAGAGCGCCAGGCTTTCGGCCAAGCGATCTCGCAGCACCAGTCGATCCAGAACCACCTCGCCGACATGGCAACGGAGATCGAGGCATCGCGGCTCCTCACCTACAAGGCCGCGTGGCTCGCGGCGAGCGGGCAGCCTTTCCACAAAGCCGAGGGGTCGATGTCGAAGCTGAAGGCGGGCGAGACGGCGGTGAGGGTGACCGAGATGGCGGTTCAGATCCTCGGCGGCGCCGGCTACATCAAGGACTTCCCCGTCGAGAAGTGGTACCGCGACTCGAAGATCTACACGATCTTCGAAGGCACGTCGGAGATCCAGCGCATGGTGATCGCGAGAGCGCTGCTCTCCTGA